The genomic segment ATGACATCTTGCTATGGagattttttatagagttatggAGATTTCAATGCAAACATAGAGATCTCGTCATAGAGATTTTTCATGGAGATACGTTTGAAGACATGAAAAATTCAATAGAGATGTGAAGATTTTAATGGAGACATGAAGATCTCATCATGGAGATTCTTTATGGTGTCATTAAAGACATTCAAAAAGTTACgactttatttaaaaagtttaaaatattgagatataattttaaaaattatttgatcttAGGTAGtgcttcataaaaaaaaattatgtttatttatattacatcTCGATCTTCATACATTGTTGAAGATATCACCTAGAGATCAatctttaatattcttttttaaggCATGATATTCTTCAATGTCATGATTATGGTCATAGTGATAATGACAGAACttgttaggatttttttattttcatgtcacTCTTCATTAGAGGTGGATAATGTATGAATTCATTTTCATCAGCATACATAGTGGTAAGAAGTGTGATTAGCGGCTTAAAAATGTCAGGCGATCATAAATGGACCCTTTATTGCCCCTCTTGGATGATGTCTAAGTAGGAGATTAAAAGTGTTGTGGAGATTATGCTATTTGGAAATGAAGGTATCCCTATCTGGTGACACTTGCTTGTTTTACTCGAATATGGTTCCTCATTGCTATTTTACATTGAGGAGAGTTCTATTAAAGAGAGTATACAAGTTTTTCTATAATTAGTGGTTACTTTGGTGGCAATTAATTCgagtatatttttcatgtttaatattttctcGTTAAATCTTTAGAGATAAGCTCTagtgcttttattttctcattggATAATGGAAAAGAGCTTAGTCCTGCTCTTTTTAGCTAGAATAATAGTGTTGAAATGAAAGATGAGTCTTTCATAGAGATTGTGAAGGCTAACAATTAAGTCAGGTTCAAGATTGTGATATCATACTTTAGCAGAACCATAAAATATTGTTGGGAGAACTTTGCACATTGCAtcaatattttgtttcaaaaactCTAGGAtgcttttgatgtttttgatgTTCTCTTTAGGGTCTGTAAAATCATTATGGTTGTCTAAGTTAGCCTTCTCAGAGACATGTTCTTTAGAGATGTCAGTGTGTAACACTCAATGACAAAGTAAAGTCTCTTACTAAGTGGTACTAATATTCATTATTATGAGCTTATGCAATTATTAATCTCATCTCGTGTCTAAGTTTACAACTCCTTTGTAAAGTTCAAGTATCGTGCATActtaacatattattttatcttgttccTTTGAGGAAACAAAGTTGTAGAGTTGTCTTTGTGCCTTTAGTGCATAAAATGAAGTTGTATGTTATATTTTACATTAATGGAATGGAAAATTAAGAAGATGTTTTTGTATGGTTAAACAATATTATTGAGCACTTGAACTTAGTGAAAGAGCCGTTAAAGACCTAGAGTTTCTATAATATAGagatcaatatttttcatatgttaGAATTTCaccatccataaaaaaatacaatggaTGAGAGAGAATAAActggatgagagagaaaaatacaATGGATGAGAGAGAATAAACTGGATGAGAGAGAATAAACTAGTTTTTGTTTAAGTTTCCATAGACAACGCCTTCAATGAAGTTGTGAAAACActtcaaacaaaaatttaactttttatggTTATGTTATGGGTTGATGGTAGTGATAGGCTGCCTTTGATTGATAGGCTTAACCGGTTGGCTGGATGTTCACCTAAAAAGTACGTCTGTGAAGAATAGGAGATTATTTGttgtttaagtaaaaaaatatagaaaaatataataatgtataagagaaaaataaaatgaagttggAAGGAGTGCACATCTGAGTGTAGCTTGTGTATGTGTTGGCCAGAAATTGTATAGCCTGGCCTGGCTTTGGCTGTGAATGGTCTGAGTTTTGTATGCTAGAACTTGTGTGGTATGGTCAGGCACCTTTGCATGGCAACTGCTGCTGCATTTAACAATCTGATAACTATTATTAAATATACAATCTAACATGAAAATGCTTTTTTGTTTCCATATCCTTGCATATTATCTTTCTAAGAATTTGCTTAAGACAGTTTTTCTCAAAGGAGCTTCCTCATCCTCATCATCTTTATCAGACTTCAAATGTATGTTTAGAGCACATCGGATTATGGAATTGACCTGCATCCTCAATCTGGCATTGTCAATGAAAGTTTCTGTCAGCATCTTCCTCAACTCATTGTCCGTTCTATCACTGTCATTTGTGTTGTGAGTTTCATCCAATCTTGCCACAGAATTTTCCAAATCCTGTGCCAGGAGCTGTGCCTGCTCGAGTTTATGAAACAAATGCAAGCATGTAAAGGTTAACATAACCAGGATTGCAAGAAATTATGAGAAACGGATGTTAAAAAGGTAGGATGGTACATGAAATCATAGAAACTTGTTCAACCAGAGTTTAGTCCAAAGTGTGCAGTGCAAGGAAAACCAGTCTAGATTTTGTACATGAAACACTTCTGAATTTCCTTAGAGCCGATAATACACCCAAGACACCAAGTTGGATAAAGAATCTTGACACGCTATGCTGTAATTGTAAGTAGTGCAGATTTAAAAAATTGCTGATTTCAAAACTGTTCCACGTTATGTAGCGTCATCACCCAACAACACCAGCATCGATTTGGACTTTTTCCCAAAAACTGGTGCTTTcaatggggttttttttttcagattatttgAAGTCACCTTGCATGCATCTATCCATCATGTTTGCGTCCTGCCATGAGAGATGGATAGAATTGTCTCATGCAGTAGCAATCTaaaattgtcttctttctttgggTAGACACATCTTTTCTACACTGTTCTGTTTTTTATATGGATTACAATCCGTATCAATCAATTGATGAACAAAGGTtctgaaaaaacatcaaatagaCATGTAGAAAAGGATATCCCTGTCAAGAGCATCGAGAAGGATATCCCCGTCAAGAATTTAAATGTTCACAGAACAATGATAAATCCCATTGCATTCCAAACCACTATCTGCGCACCTTTGTTCTTTCATCCAAATATCACATGCAAGGAACCGTTGATTcaaagaataagaataatagTTTAACGGTTTTAAACCACTGAGGCTGATGAGAATAAGTTGGTTGTTAAATAAATCAACACCCATATAAATTCATCCAGAAATgcacaaatttaaattattcacATGCAAtgtaaatgcatgcatttatgtTTGATATGAAAGCATACAAGGTACTATATTTTGTGGGGAAAAGCACCATGTTTTAAATGAGATTGTCCAAACACTATATTTCAATAAATGTGAGCTCCAAACTCCAAAGCTACCATCATGTGGAAAAAAGATTCAAGGAGGAAACATTTTCTCATTTTCAgggtaataaataaaatgtggGAAGTTACCTCTGCAAGAAGGAGACCAATTCGATTGTCAGATGTAGTCAAGAGATCAATGGCATCAGATGGTGATGAAGTATCCACAATTAATTTATCTTCCTCCTCGATAAGGAAGTTCACACTGCATTCTTCAAGCCTGTTGTGAAGAATTTCACACTCATGCAACAGCTTGGCATTAGCAGCAATTACATTCTCggttatttgcttttccttaTGAACTGCTCTCTGAAATATACATAAAGAACAGTACTAATTGATGGGGTTTTTTGCAACAAAGAACTCTATGCACATAATAGAATGCCACATGTGAATATGCAAGTATCattcaataatatttcaaaGAGAAACAATACAATAAGATTGATTGAAGAAAACCTAAGAGCAAACCAAATTAATAGAAATAAGGGAGAAAATTTAACTGGTTGGGTAGACATTGAAGACCTGACTTGAACTTGTGATACAAGAAGCAAAATGATGAAACCAACATGTTTTGGTGAAAAGGGAATTTACCTCTACTTCTAATTTCTCTTTCATCAATCGGCTAAGCTCCTGCTTTAGTTCTCTCTGAGAATTTCGAAGAGATTTGACCTCTTTAACAAGGAGCTTTACATCTGCTTTTGACTTCACCTGTAACTCTTCATGATCTTTATTTAAGTCTTCAAAATCTTTTCTAGCAACATCCAACTGCTGCAGCAACATTTTGTTCTCATGCAGTAACGAAATTTTAGCAGACTCAGAACATGCCTTTTCATCCTGGATATTATCATGGATCATTCACCAGCTCTCATCGTAATGGAATAGAATGAAATGTAGAGAATGATAGTTTAAAGAGAATAAACCTGTTCATGTTTCAGTTTTAGCTCCAACTCCAAACACTGTCTACGGAGTTCCTCCACATCCCACTGCGTTTGAGTAAATCTTTCCCTTTCAATCAAAACAGCTTGTTGCATGTTTTCTTTACAATTGTTTGTAGTAGTCTCAAGATCCACTTCCAAATCTTTAACCTACCAAAAAAAGTCCTCAAAACCCGGTTATGTCCTCGCTAATGATATGTACATGTATATTATAAACTGCATGGCTTATTATTGCCTACTGAAAACTAGTCAAAAAATGCTACTACACTCATAGAATCAAGAGATGACGGCTAGATTGGAGCAAATAGAGTTAGTGTTGTCCAGTAACACGAACTTCACAATTCAAAGCACAATTTTGGTTGCACTGCAGTATTTCATCCAATTAAATAACAGTGACAAACCTAAACCTTTGAATACAATGAGCCCATAATTGTTCAGTTGCACTTTACTAATATGAATGTCTATCCAAACCATTCAACATCATCTACCATCAAAAGATCATTCAATTTTACTGAGTTAAGTAAATTTGTAATAACAAAGATAATGGTGTTGTCTAtccgtttctcttcttctcagaAAAGATAATTAGTTACACTAAAATAGGAATAAGAATATACAGAACACAGGTGTGCATGCGCATATCGAGAGCGAGACGTGTTTATATCTTGCTGGAATTTTTGCCATTAAAATAGCACTAGTATAATGATGGCAAGTCTACCTAGCTCCAAAACTTCAATGAAATTCACCTGGTCCATCTCAATGTTAGAAAgaatttttcttccaaaaaagataaaagataaaagattcaCTTTGCATCACACATCACCTTAAATTTATTCCTACGCTGCTATAAAAATGAAACTAAAGCTGCGCAAGAAAGCACAAAAGCATAGTCAAGCATACCTTTGTTGTCAAGAATTGCCTCACAGCAATCTCTTGATTTAATCTTGCTATAAGATCTTCCACATCTGTTTTTGCAGTAGCCAGTCTTTGCTGTAAAGTATTAAGAACCCTGTTCAATTTATGGCGCTCATCTGATGGAAGAGCAACTAGTACATCCCTTGATAACTGTAAATCAGAGCTTACAGAAGCATCAATGATTTTAGAACTCTCAGTTCCTTCAGGACAATCAAAGGAATTATCACCAAATAAAGTACCCATCCCCAAATTTGATATTTCACTAGCTCTCACAGAACTGATGTCACTCTCAATACTCTCTGTAGACAGTCGTCGGATATGACCATCCAGCCTCAGATACTCTTGTTCGGGCAAAGGTACCGTTTCATCACCAAGAAAAGATTTAGCTTTAGATGTACTATCAGCATGTTTATCTCTGCCTGTGATACTTTTAACCCTTACAGTATGTATTTTCTGCAGGGAAAGCCTTTCTAGGTTATCCAGAATAGAGGTCTTGCTAAACCTGCTGTGTTTAACAGGTGTTTCAGCGGCATCGGTTATGTTTTGATCAGACATTGAAGCTTCCATGCCAAGATCATCATTGATATCTCTTTCAATCCTAGGAGTTGCAAACCCTAACATCTCATCAGGAGAATCATAATCATGATATGATGCAACTGATGTACTACCAGCAAGAACAGAACCATCCGAGCTGGTTTGCAGAAGAAATGATGGAACCATGCCAATAACAGATGAATCAACATCTTCCCCTTGCTGATTTGCATCATCAAAAGCTGAATAGGATAAAACTACATATTAATTCAGAAAATCATGAGCAATAGAGTATTTATATTCTTTGCTTTGGGAACAGTACACTGTTCAAGGTTCAACCAAAAAACAGAGTTATTTTCAAGATGCATCTACAAACACCTACATGATCTTGCTGCAGCCTCAAGCTCAAGAAATGTTCCTACTGGAGCACTTCTGGATACATCAATGTCTGATAATAGTTTTTCCATCCAATCCTCCAGAGAACATCTTCGCTGCAAAATACTAGCCATTTTGAGAATattattaccattattattCTAAAGGAAATAGCTAATTTTAAATTCTAGATACACATTAATCTCAGATTGTATTGTTGAAGACAAgggtatttttgttatttctaaATTTGGTGAAAAATCTAGAATTTCCAGGTCTTTTTAGTGTTTCTTTAGTTTAAAGTAATTAGCTTTATTGGGTATTTCATATTCCAAAATAGAACTAATAGTATTTTCTTATATAGGACTTGGAGTATTAGAAACTCTATGCAAAGGTATGTAATGCATTATTTTTAGAAGAGACTGGATGAATAAAATCCAACAATTTTGCTTTTGATTGCAATGCAATCTCCTCTTAGGTGTGACTCCTAAGAATCCTAGATGTGAAGCTTAGGTTTTCTATCCTCTAGATGTGACTCCTAGAAACCATACTAGTGTGACTCTAGTAGTTTCTACAATTTCCAGTAACTCAAATCCCACATTCCAACCATCAAACAACCTCCATTGAATTCCAAGCCCAATCAATCCTATTGCTCTTAACCATCAAAAGAAGAACTCAAACCAAAAAGTTACTATTAACATCACTTTTCATAGCCGTAAACAGCCCCTGAAATTCACACCCGGAGCAGCACCCTAAGCTGTCCTGCATACCCTTTGCTGTAAATAAACACATGTAAACATGGCTAATAAGGAAAACACAAACTTATCGAGTTTCTCCATCCATCCTTTTGATAACtaacaaaatactaaaagaacACCAAGATGGAGGCACAGTCCCCATTAAAAAGGTTTGGCAAAAGAAGGCTGATAAGCAAATTGATCTGTAAAGATTCAAACCAAAAAAGTGAAGAAGGAATAATCTCTAGTTCCAAAGTTAAGAATATGATCTCTCTAGCTGACAAGAAAAAAGCAACATCCACCACACCATCTTATATGCTTGTTCACCAGAAGTTTCATCCAAATCAAGCCCAAGGCTCCATTTTCCAAGCTACAGAACTTCTTTTCATATACTTTGCTTTCTAGCATTTCAGTTCTGGAACCAAAGAACACAATTTCCAACCCCTTGAAATAACAACAGTTGTGAGTTGTGGCTTAAGTTGGTGAGTAGGTTTTCGTTGGATTGGTAATTGCATGGTTTGGAGTCCTAAACAAGAACAGAATGTGTTTACATATTCTATTTAGGAAATGAGGCTTGTTGGTGTTGTGCTTGAAGTGTGTTTCCTAATGAATCTTAATGAAAGACCTTGTTGCTAGTATAAATAGCACGTGTAGTGTCTAGTTTATGTGTGCCTCAAATATTGATTGTGTGTAATGGCAACCATAAATCTGGTAGTAGAATTTTTTGGCACTCATTATTGTAGGTTTTTGAAAGGGTTGCCTTCTCGTTTAGTTTTACACAAAAGTAGTTTGCGGGGGCTAATAGTTATGCAGCAAATATTCCTTGGATGTAACCGGGTTTTGGATAGttaggtgtgtgtgtgtgtgtgtgcgtgtgtgtgatTAATTTGTGCTTGTTAACCCTGTATTTGATACTAAAGTTTTGTGGAGTAGgctttgccgaaccacgttataTTTTGTCCCTTTTATTTTGTGCTATTACTTGGTTACTTGGGTTTTGCACAACACCACCACCAAAACCAAATTGTTCTACTAGGTAAATCCAGCTAGTAGATAAGTTCTTGTGAATCTAGTTCTAATCCAAAAGTACGTGATGCAGCCGACTAAATAACCAAGGATATCTAGGTTGAAACCCCATTATGCATGTACTCACCCCTTCATCAATTTCAGTGCCTGCACAATcctataagaaaaaattactcAAGCTCCCACCTAATTTCAAAACACTGCATCCTCAATGGACTAACCAATCTGCATTGCCAAAATTCAGCCAAACATCACCTCTCTTTCCCAGTTTGGCCCCATACTAACAGACCTTGGCTAACAGAGTAATCTCCCAGCTGAAATTCAAATAACTTATCACCATGCCTCTTGCATCTGCTCCCTCAACTCAAGGCTGCAAGAGTCTCTGCCTGAAACTTAACTAAATTCAGGTGCAAACCCGTTGTTTTGGTCACTCCACCTGCCCATTTCTCacactttggttttttttttttggatgctCAAAATCCACAACTAAGTGCTGGCAAAAGAGAACAACTATAACAGTATCCTATTTAGACATGGAGGGTATGGAAACCCAGCTTGGAAGCATGACAATCACTCAAACTATGCAAGATCATGTGTTTATGGGTGAAACCATACAAGGGAAACTAAAAATAGAAACATTCAAACATCAACTGAAGTCCAAAATCATTATTTCAGCAAAGCTGTTTCACATTCACAAACAACTGTCATTCCAGGCTGGTTCTGTCAATTGCTAAGccattttctttacattttttatattgtaaaagtCGTTATAATGGAGCTGCTCTCCATGAATAGCAGAAATGGAGTTAAGAAGATCAATCGTTCTCATCACGGCTTGAAGTCACATTGATAAACTTATATGCACTTTCTAGCAGAAGCGATTATCGAGCATACCACAAGTCACCATAGACAAATAAAAACTGCTGAAGGATATTGTCCTTCTGAATCTACCTTGGATATAATATATTTTGCCAAGCTTCCCGCATACACTTCTATAATTACATATCCAGACTACAGTTCTACTCAAGTTACAATTTTCAATGCTTTTATTCTCCACAAACAGTCAAAAtctgaagagaaatttagtccCAAAATAACCAGAATAAGGCCTAAGGGTTCCTTTATTATCTTAGGCACTGAGCATGATgaatataatcaaatataacAACATAGAGAGCAAGTGTGGAATAATGGTGCTCCAGTTGCAAAATTTCAGCAAACCATCCAAATAATGGAGGCATGCTTGAGTCTCTAAAACTAGACAAGACAATGGAATATCTCCTTTCCCATGCTAGTTACACAGCTTCCAGGAGCAGCAGTATCTGAATGTATGTCTTTATTTGTTTGTTCCATTATTTCCTTTTGATCTATTCTCTGTTTTCACGGTTGCAATGAGGTAAGAAAAATTGAgacagatattaaaagaaatcttCAAAAACCTTCTACATATATATGCATATACAGAATCCCAGTCCTGTGGCAGGGATAAAATTCAGTGACATCATGTTCATATGCATCGCTGATTTCTTATATTGAAGAGCACAGACGGAACCACCTTTAAGTTTTAAATACTGGAAAATCATGGAAGCAACATAGAATCATGCAGATTCTTATATACACGACGTGgcataaaaaaccaagaaaatgtaAAAGGGGGGCAAAAAGAACCTACCTCTTCCACAGATATCCTGCTCTTCATTCTCAAAATCCTCTTTGGAGGAGCTGGAGGAAGAGTTTTAAGAGGAAATGCCTTTTTAAGCTACAATCAATAGTAAAAGTGAGCTTAAAACCACTATACAACCAaacgagacaaaaaaaaatgacatacaAGAAGCAGCAATTTTCGAAAGTCAAATAAACACCCATCAACAAAAATGACTTGACATTTAAATCACCTcataaaatagatttaaaaaatcactaaatCTTCGCAATATCCCTCTGGTGGTGGTGAGCCCTTCGGGTGACAGTACACCAACTTGAACTCTGTAAAACTGTGGTCAATGAATGTTAAAACAGAAAGTTATCTGATttcacaatataaaataaaattgagctGTGAAGAATAATACCGCGACAGGATCTGAACCTCTTGACTTGGGCACAAGAATCCAAGAAGGAATGGTAACACAATAACTCCATCCGGTATGAGGATCATGAGGCCAGACGGAATTCCGTCCATCCTAATATTCAGAGACTAGGACATTAGCAATCAAATAAAGTTCCAACAAGTGTGTAAAGCTTAAGTCATTTCCATGaacaatcaaaattatatatataattcatacaCCAAAAATCAGCAAGACCCACAAtcatgaataagaaaaagagCACGAAAACTGTATTGAAAAGACAAACCCATTTACGAGGAGGGAGGCTCCAGTCCATTCCAAGTGGGAGAGGGGACGTTCCATCATGACGGTGCCTTGGAGGGCTCTTTGGCTTATCATGGCGATCGATTACTGTTGAagaatttgatgatgatgatgatgatgatgatgaacgGTGAAGAAGGTGGTGAAGGTGAGAAGTGGATATTGGATCGAAGAAGGGATCGGAGAAATCCAAGAGAGAGAGGTCGTATGTGTACATatccattctttctttttttttaatctctgcTTGTGGCATCTTAACAATCAGTAATTATCGGGATAGATTTTAAAGAGAACTAACTAGTCGATGTGATGTGGCTCCGCACCGTCGTATGtatttttgctgtttttttaaccaaaaaaaaacattatcaccataaacttaaaaatatgaggaaatgatattatttaaaaactaaaatcagtAAAATAGCATATTTGATCTTGttgtgttttatattatttaaaaaatatttaataaaatagcaTAAGTTTATCTTGTCGACAACTacttattgtgtttttaaaacataacaacTTAAACTGTCACACTTCTGAAGCgcagtattaattaaaatttaagtatCTTCTTAAATCAAAGAACACATTCCAGACGCAGCTCTTCTCTTTACAAACTGGATAGGCAACACTTTTGTCCTACGATTGCAAGATCAATATCGATCGGATGGTGTATTCATCAGCATTgtaaaactatttaattttaatatatttcctatttatgtttaatttaattatcataaaatgtattatacatgtatttaattataatttaaattattatgcaGGATGATACAACTATTTATTGTCGTACACAAAAACGGATCTGACTACATGAGCGAGTCCATCCATATATGGTCCAGATTGGTTTTGTGTACATTAATTGTCTTAACCACATCAAGCTTGTCTATGACTTGATCCATGCACTGATTGATTGTTTTGGCTATTGTCTAATTGTTTTCTAAAATGTCTATC from the Populus nigra chromosome 1, ddPopNigr1.1, whole genome shotgun sequence genome contains:
- the LOC133669967 gene encoding PX domain-containing protein EREX isoform X1, producing the protein MPQAEIKKKERMDMYTYDLSLLDFSDPFFDPISTSHLHHLLHRSSSSSSSSSNSSTVIDRHDKPKSPPRHRHDGTSPLPLGMDWSLPPRKWDGRNSVWPHDPHTGWSYCVTIPSWILVPKSRGSDPVAFYRVQVGVLSPEGLTTTRGILRRFSDFLNLFYELKKAFPLKTLPPAPPKRILRMKSRISVEERRCSLEDWMEKLLSDIDVSRSAPVGTFLELEAAARSSFDDANQQGEDVDSSVIGMVPSFLLQTSSDGSVLAGSTSVASYHDYDSPDEMLGFATPRIERDINDDLGMEASMSDQNITDAAETPVKHSRFSKTSILDNLERLSLQKIHTVRVKSITGRDKHADSTSKAKSFLGDETVPLPEQEYLRLDGHIRRLSTESIESDISSVRASEISNLGMGTLFGDNSFDCPEGTESSKIIDASVSSDLQLSRDVLVALPSDERHKLNRVLNTLQQRLATAKTDVEDLIARLNQEIAVRQFLTTKVKDLEVDLETTTNNCKENMQQAVLIERERFTQTQWDVEELRRQCLELELKLKHEQDEKACSESAKISLLHENKMLLQQLDVARKDFEDLNKDHEELQVKSKADVKLLVKEVKSLRNSQRELKQELSRLMKEKLEVERAVHKEKQITENVIAANAKLLHECEILHNRLEECSVNFLIEEEDKLIVDTSSPSDAIDLLTTSDNRIGLLLAEAQLLAQDLENSVARLDETHNTNDSDRTDNELRKMLTETFIDNARLRMQVNSIIRCALNIHLKSDKDDEDEEAPLRKTVLSKFLER
- the LOC133669967 gene encoding PX domain-containing protein EREX isoform X2; the encoded protein is MISQRALQGTVMMERPLSHLEWTGASLLDGRNSVWPHDPHTGWSYCVTIPSWILVPKSRGSDPVAFYRVQVGVLSPEGLTTTRGILRRFSDFLNLFYELKKAFPLKTLPPAPPKRILRMKSRISVEERRCSLEDWMEKLLSDIDVSRSAPVGTFLELEAAARSSFDDANQQGEDVDSSVIGMVPSFLLQTSSDGSVLAGSTSVASYHDYDSPDEMLGFATPRIERDINDDLGMEASMSDQNITDAAETPVKHSRFSKTSILDNLERLSLQKIHTVRVKSITGRDKHADSTSKAKSFLGDETVPLPEQEYLRLDGHIRRLSTESIESDISSVRASEISNLGMGTLFGDNSFDCPEGTESSKIIDASVSSDLQLSRDVLVALPSDERHKLNRVLNTLQQRLATAKTDVEDLIARLNQEIAVRQFLTTKVKDLEVDLETTTNNCKENMQQAVLIERERFTQTQWDVEELRRQCLELELKLKHEQDEKACSESAKISLLHENKMLLQQLDVARKDFEDLNKDHEELQVKSKADVKLLVKEVKSLRNSQRELKQELSRLMKEKLEVERAVHKEKQITENVIAANAKLLHECEILHNRLEECSVNFLIEEEDKLIVDTSSPSDAIDLLTTSDNRIGLLLAEAQLLAQDLENSVARLDETHNTNDSDRTDNELRKMLTETFIDNARLRMQVNSIIRCALNIHLKSDKDDEDEEAPLRKTVLSKFLER